A genomic window from Fusarium oxysporum Fo47 chromosome X, complete sequence includes:
- a CDS encoding trimeric LpxA-like protein: MTVFNIDEEDNLNRMRRGDLYYAFTPKLVAARKRCRQAVTRLNAAEDPTRREMAEFWRQITNDDRPLPPPAATEDEEDNLLHEYPWIEAPIRIDYGTNIKVGSNVFINFNCTILDTCQVTIGSRTLIGPNVSFFSGTHPLDPELRNGTNGPELGGTITVGEDCWIAGNVTILPGITIGAGSTVGAGSVVTKDVPPYHVVAGNPAKIIRKLERNPNGKQ; encoded by the exons ATGACCGTCTTTAACAtcgacgaggaggacaaCCTCAACCGCATGCGCCGCGGCGATCTGTACTACGCCTTCACACCCAAATTGGTAGCTGCTCGTAAGAGATGCAGGCAAGCCGTCACTCGACTCAACGCAGCCGAGGACCCAACACGCCGCGAGATGGCCGAATTCTGGAGACA GATAACAAACGACGACCGCCCTTTACCTCCACCTGCAGCgacagaagatgaggaggacaaCTTGTTGCACGAATATCCCTGGATCGAAGCACCCATCAGAATCGACTACGGCACCAATATCAAAGTAGGAAGCAATGTTTTTATCAACTTCAACTGCACAATACTTGATACATGCCAAGTCACCATCGGCTCAAGAACATTGATCGGACCAAACGTTTCATTCTTCTCCGGTACGCATCCTCTGGATCCTGAGCTCCGTAATGGCACAAATGGGCCAGAACTGGGCGGTACAATCACTGTAGGTGAAGATTGTTGGATCGCGGGTAATGTGACCATTCTTCCGGGTATCACAATCGGTGCTGGTTCCACGGTTGGTGCGGGAAGTGTTGTCACCAAG GACGTACCGCCTTACCATGTGGTTGCTGGAAACCCTGCCAAGATCATTCGTAAGCTTGAACGGAACCCGAACGGAAAGCAGTAA
- a CDS encoding acyl-CoA N-acyltransferase: MSSEPFQQQSPIKIRLPLPYLSTYYLERTAEGKQSYRLRKDDSVTEGKPFPKALHADDLVFSRIPAVESDKIPDSDNREYARARRSPVWSLSWEKQTPTLAQTWMFLYTFFTYHFDVEQFRLRLEGAGAEDLAKELVLSMVAINMPPPPKGVEPAPSTGVEVLILRSAFWQGCASPLGQQPIWLPTWNSANVVPHLEYVMTPTSESTLLRHPRRTPKPAAGSYIYSRYIPSLDEHFNLVALDYENPEHLGLFNTWQNDPRVAAGWMETGTLDEHRTYLKNIHDDPHQFAVLGYFNDTPFAYFELYWAKEDKMGQHYACLDFDRGRHSLVGNDKFRGQYRVMAWWPSVMHYEFLDDHRTENVVGEPRLSSENVLKYEMIFGLHQDKWMDLPHKRSNLVKISRERFFQICPFNQGKPRVAGTTFGFEPKL; this comes from the coding sequence ATGTCTTCAGAACCATTCCAGCAACAGTCGCCAATCAAGATCAGGCTCCCTCTGCCTTATCTGTCCACTTACTACCTCGAGCGTACTGCTGAGGGTAAGCAGTCGTATCGTCTGCGCAAGGACGACTCCGTCACAGAGGGCAAGCCTTTCCCCAAGGCTCTGCACGCAGATGATCTAGTTTTCTCCAGGATTCCCGCTGTGGAATCTGATAAGATCCCTGATTCTGATAACCGCGAGTATGCTCGTGCCAGAAGGAGTCCTGTCTGGTCGTTGAGCTGGGAGAAGCAGACTCCTACTCTTGCGCAGACGTGGATGTTCCTCTACACTTTCTTCACATATCACTTTGATGTAGAGCAATTCCGTCTCCGCCTTGAGGGCGCTGGCGCTGAGGATCTGGCCAAGGAGCTGGTCCTCTCCATGGTTGCCATCAAcatgcctcctcctcccaaggGCGTTGAACCCGCGCCCAGCACGGGCGTTGAGGTTCTCATTCTTCGCAGCGCGTTCTGGCAGGGATGTGCCTCTCCTTTGGGTCAACAGCCCATCTGGCTTCCTACCTGGAACTCCGCCAACGTGGTGCCTCATCTGGAGTACGTGATGACGCCCACCTCTGAGTCCACTCTCCTGCGTCACCCGCGCCGAACACCCAAGCCTGCGGCCGGTAGTTACATCTACAGCCGGTACATCCCATCTCTTGACGAGCACTTCAACCTCGTCGCTCTTGACTACGAGAACCCCGAACACCTGGGCCTCTTCAACACATGGCAGAACGACCCTCGTGTCGCTGCTGGATGGATGGAGACAGGTACTCTTGATGAGCATCGCACATATCTCAAGAACATCCACGATGACCCTCATCAGTTCGCCGTCCTGGGTTACTTCAACGACACACCTTTCGCCTACTTTGAGCTGTACTGGGCCAAGGAGGACAAGATGGGTCAGCACTACGCCtgtcttgactttgatcGCGGCCGACACTCACTCGTCGGTAACGACAAGTTCCGCGGACAGTATCGCGTTATGGCATGGTGGCCCAGTGTGATGCACTACGAGTTCCTCGATGACCACCGCACTGAGAACGTCGTTGGCGAGCCTCGTCTCTCTAGCGAAAACGTTCTTAAGTATGAGATGATCTTTGGTCTTCACCAAGACAAGTGGATGGACCTGCCTCACAAGAGATCCAACCTGGTCAAGATCTCTCGTGAGCGCTTCTTCCAGATCTGCCCCTTCAATCAGGGCAAGCCTCGTGTCGCTGGCACGACCTTTGGCTTTGAGCCCAAGCTGTAA
- a CDS encoding ClpP/crotonase-like domain-containing protein, translating to MAQHTFNRQLPAQSYGLVSFPAQHVMLVVFNRPKALNAMTSDAEYELEALWEWYDDEPSLRCAIVTGAGRAFCAGMDLKEWNQINQRKRDGIPEKRPMDPPTTGFGGLSRRSGKKPIIAAVNGLAMGGGFEIIANLDLIVAAKSATFALPEAKIGVVANAGSLPRLARTIGRPRATEMALTGRSISAAEAREFGFLNAITEDAPADSDVLERPVVQKALEYAALIIKNSPDSVIVSRAGILAGWEHGSAENAVRVHRQTWDKIMADGHNFHEGVQAFVEKRAPRWVDKLATAVSDTEKYLTDGFKLFSGLWCDAMASSYNELINHPTTRKQKNVASASWGSSLHPLRPRRHVDYYYSPYGNGTKRNPVFSWVATLLHGAVERPATRPLRPGPVLFTFIEPFATCDTTRMNPLPELWLCGMRSCERVFPP from the exons ATGGCGCAACACACGTTCAATCGCCAACTACCAGCCCAAAGCTATGGCCtcgtgtcattcccagcACAACACGTTATGCTCGTGGTCTTCAACCGACCCAAAGCCCTCAATGCAATGACCAGCGACGCAGAATATGAGCTCGAAGCTCTCTGGGAGTGGTACGACGACGAGCCCTCACTGCGCTGCGCCATCGTCACAGGCGCTGGGCGTGCATTCTGCGCTGGCATGGACCTCAAGGAATGGAACCAGATCAATCAGCGCAAACGAGACGGAATTCCCGAGAAGAGACCCATGGACCCGCCCACGACGGGATTTGGCGGCCTTTCGCGTAGGAGCGGAAAGAAACCCATTATCGCCGCTGTAAATGGCCTGGCGATGGGAGGCGGTTTCGAGATCATCGCCAATCTGGACCTCATTGTCGCTGCGAAGAGCGCTACTTTTGCTCTTCCTGAGGCTAAGATTGGTGTCGTTGCTAATGCAGGTTCTCTACCAAGACTAGCAAGAACAATTGGCCGCCCGCGCGCCACTGAAATGGCTCTCACAGGGCGGAGCATCAGTGCTGCAGAGGCCCGCGAATTTGGCTTTCTCAACGCCATTACTGAAGACGCCCCAGCGGACAGCGATGTGCTGGAGCGACCAGTGGTGCAAAAGGCGCTGGAGTACGCTGCGCTCATTATCAAGAATAGTCCCGATAGTGTTATTGTGTCTCGCGCGGGTATCCTTGCTGGCTGGGAGCATGGGAGTGCTGAGAATGCAGTCCGGGTGCACCGTCAGACGTGGGACAAGATCATGGCTGATGGGCACAATTTCCACGAAGGCGTGCAGGCCTTTGTGGAGAAGAGGGCTCCGAGATGGGTGGATA AGCTAGCCACGGCGGTTTCAGACACTGAGAAGTACCTTACAGACGGGTTCAAATTGTTCAGTGGCTTGTGGTGTGACGCCATGGCAAGCTCGT ATAATGAACTTATCAATCACCCCACCACACGAAAACAAAAAAATGTCGCCTCGGCTTCATGGGGGTCATCACTTCATCCACTACGTCCCCGCCGACATGTCGATTATTACTACTCTCCGTATGGTAACGGGACGAAGAGAAACCCTGTTTTCTCTTGGGTTGCAACGCTGTTACATGGCGCGGTGGAGAGGCCTGCAACTCGACCACTTCGGCCAGGGCCAGTCCTTTTCACTTTCATCGAACCATTTGCTACATGCGATACCACGCGGATGAATCCTTTACCAGAGCTCTGGCTCTGCGGCATGCGTTCATGCGAACGTGTATTCCCCCCCTGA
- a CDS encoding cytochrome P450, with translation MSDQVIYLAIIIGLYVLYKLANSTDQPKIKGIPEIPGVPLFGNLIQLGTDHARVAQKWAKKYGPVFQTRLGTKRVIYVNSYEAVKHFWITHQSALISRPMFHTFHSVVSSSQGFTIGTSPWDESCKNRRKAAATALNRPAVQSYMPILDLESLVSIKELLDDCKDGSKDLDPSPYFARFALNTSLTLNYGFRIDGDVNSELLHEITYVEREISNFRSTSNNWQDYVPLLRLWGAQNSSAEEFRVRRDKYLSDLLANLKSRIDNGTDKPCITGNILKDPTAKLNDAEIKSICLTMVSAGLDTVPGNVIMGIAYLATEHGQKIQAKALKEIYKVYPNGEAWERCLVEEKVPYVTALVKEILRFWTVIPICLPRESIKDIPYQGAVIPAGTKFFMNAYAADYDETRFANPYEFDPERYIDDKEVGTPHYAYGAGSRMCAGSHLANRELYTAFIRLITAFEILPPKDNKDFPVMDCIECNANPTSLTTDPKPFKVGFKPRDEAKAREWIAAGEERTQDIR, from the exons ATGTCTGATCAAGTTATCTACCTCGCTATTATCATCGGCCTGTACGTGCTGTACAAGTTGGCCAATTCGACTGATCAGCCAAAGATCAAGGGTATCCCCGAGATTCCCGGTGTACCACTTTTCGGAAACTTGATTCAGTTGGGGACGGACCATGCTAGAGTTGCGCAGAAATGGGCCAAGAAGTACGGACCTGTCTTTCAGACACGCCTTGGGACCAAG CGAGTCATCTATGTCAATTCTTATGAGGCCGTAAAGCATTTCTGGATCACCCACCAGTCTGCACTCATCTCCCGTCCCATGTTTCACACTTTCCACTCAGTtgtttcttcatctcaagGTTTCACTATCGGCACTTCACCATGGGATGAGTCCTGCAAGAACCGCCGCAAAGCTGCCGCCACTGCCCTCAACCGTCCTGCCGTTCAATCTTACATGCCAATTCTCGACCTCGAATCTCTCGTCAGTATCAAGGAACTTCTTGACGATTGCAAGGACGGAAGCAAGGATCTTGACCCATCGCCCTACTTTGCTCGATTTGCGCTCAATACCTCTCTGACTTTGAACTACGGCTTCCGTATTGACGGCGATGTTAACTCTGAGCTTCTCCATGAAATCACCTATGTTGAGCGCGAGATTTCCAACTTCAGATCGACTAGCAACAACTGGCAGGATTACGTTCCGCTGCTTCGACTTTGGGGAGCGCAAAACTCATCGGCTGAGGAATTCAGAGTTCGACGTGACAAGTATCTGTCTGATCTTCTGGCCAATCTCAAGAGTAGAATCGACAACGGTACAGACAAGCCTTGCATCACCGGAAACATTCTGAAGGACCCGACCGCCAAGCTGAACGATG CCGAGATCAAGTCTATCTGCCTCACTATGGTTTCTGCGGGTCTAGATACAGTTCCGGGTAACGTGATCATGGGCATCGCATACCTCGCAACCGAACACGGCCAGAAGATTCAAGCCAAGGCCCTGAAGGAGATCTACAAAGTCTACCCCAACGGCGAAGCATGGGAGCGATGCCTCGTGGAAGAGAAGGTTCCATACGTCACAGCCCTCGTCAAAGAGATCTTGCGGTTCTGGACAGTTATTCCCATCTGCCTGCCTCGGGAAAGCATCAAGGATATCCCATACCAGGGTGCCGTGATCCCTGCAGGAACCAAGTTTTTCATG AACGCCTACGCCGCAGACTATGATGAAACCCGATTCGCGAATCCCTATGAATTTGACCCTGAGCGATACATCGACGACAAGGAGGTCGGAACGCCTCATTACGCCTATGGTGCTGGATCACGAATGTGCGCTGGCTCTCATCTTGCGAATCGCGAGCTTTACACAGCTTTCATCCGCCTCATCACCGCTTTTGAGATTCTCCCTCCCAAGGACAACAAGGACTTCCCCGTCATGGACTGCATCGAGTGCAACGCCAACCCAACCTCGCTGACAACGGACCCTAAGCCTTTCAAGGTCGGATTCAAGCCGCGAGATGAGGCCAAGGCTAGGGAATGGATTGCTGCTGGCGAGGAGCGAACTCAGGACATAAGGTAA
- a CDS encoding Alpha/Beta hydrolase protein yields MLRCLTRARPLLSLLTPRSLIHIHNKTMTTDHSHGHARVPNTLEWLAKTKRGDYLVQVAWPLCWGEDRVASENEVVNLVYLVDGNAYFFTAVDVSRRLEYLNSTRTVVVGIGYPPSKYVYDFRRGPDLTPPADEYDMPLDRYGKPRTDISFGEANEFLDWIKADVMPYVEDTLFPKANLHTGRKALFGHSYGGIFTLNTMFTQPELFNTYIAASPVIWWNKDFLIRERETAFLARDKPVDPPFSLALTWGTGKSELVRDPDDDDEKWYKRQNCAEDDKMKPSATALVSRLKDCPSVKKIWTREFDGEDHGSVAVTGLQQGLMQFILGKI; encoded by the exons ATGCTGCGTTGTCTCACGCGCGCCCGCCCACTATTGTCGCTATTAACACCAAGAAGTCTTATTCACATTCACAACAAAACAATGACTACCGATCATAGCCATGGACACGCTCGTGTCCCTAATACCCTTGAGTGGCTTGCCAAGACAAAGAGAGGAGATTACCTTGTGCAAGTAGCATGGCCTTTGTGCTGGGGTGAAGATCGCGTTGCCTCTGAGAATGAAGTGGTCAATCTGGT CTACCTTGTTGATGGCAATGCCTATTTCTTCACAGCTGTTGATGTTTCCCGTCGTTTGGAATACTTGAATAGCACAAGAACTGTCGTGGTGGGTATTGGATACCCGCCCAGCAAATATGTCTACGACTTCCGTCGTGGGCCGGATCTTACACCACCTGCCGATGAGTACGACATGCCGCTCGACAGGTATGGCAAGCCTCGCACAGACATCTCATTTGGTGAAGCCAATGAATTTCTCGACTGGATCAAAGCCGATGTTATGCCTTACGTTGAAGACACGCTCTTCCCCAAGGCCAATCTTCATACCGGTCGCAAAGCCCTGTTTGGCCACTCATACGGTGGCATCTTCactctcaacaccatgttCACGCAACCAGAACTGTTTAACACTTACATCGCTGCTAGTCCAGTTATTTGGTGGAACAAGGACTTTTTGATCCGCGAGCGTGAGACTGCTTTTCTTGCACGCGACAAGCCCGTCGACCCTCCATTTTCGCTGGCTCTTACATGGGGTACCGGCAAGTCAGAGTTGGTAAGGGACCctgacgatgacgatgaaaaGTGGTACAAGAGACAGAACTGTGCGGAAGACGATAAGATGAAGCCAAGCGCAACAGCTTTGGTGTCGCGACTGAAGGATTGTCCGAGTGTCAAGAAGATCTGGACCCGTGAGTTTGATGGCGAGGATCACGGAAGTGTTGCGGTGACGGGTCTTCAGCAGGGACTCATGCAGTTCATTCTGGGCAaaatttaa
- a CDS encoding uncharacterized protein (of unknown function-domain containing protein), whose protein sequence is MSYLFGSLFKSSTRMHNLKILAIDFDGSDIGKAISGAYDTLQSDKFPSVEFGSSSEYDTPEKVRDAVCNHGYWGAIYTHPGASDRLLSTIEGDNTTVYDPQDAVTTIYNGAYYPSIFSSLQGNMQSLVGAAATMYALATPDALKAVNMTNPTSASTLLRPFHANIWNIMPTEQGTRVLLNTVSLVMGILMHFFFQMGLNGITTSTKVLQSYSKRDVYIFRFITGKIYTLIGALGMAGYFWAFRENWSVDAAQFFETWMCLWFYTDINYLVIDTVLATIVPMQFFAFFLLTWIILNIGSTVFPFELTPGFYHWSWALPAHNAWLLLVGIWSGCRANIGVTLPILFSWWVVGHAGSAWSVRKRCLMAEAEAESQLQDTPNEKFERFSTEQTRQETSHGLRPARDLDLEANLPAQRLRNDDDNRTITNGGELSQEHDNIK, encoded by the coding sequence ATGTCCTACCTCTTCGGTTCCCTCTTCAAGTCCTCGACACGAATGCATaacctcaagatcctcgcGATCGATTTCGACGGCAGCGATATCGGAAAGGCCATTTCCGGTGCTTATGATACCCTCCAGTCAGACAAGTTCCCTTCCGTTGAGTTCGGTTCGTCCTCCGAGTATGATACCCCTGAAAAGGTTCGCGACGCTGTCTGTAACCATGGCTACTGGGGTGCTATTTACACTCATCCTGGTGCCTCTGATCGTCTTTTGTCCACCATTGAGGGCGACAACACTACTGTTTATGATCCACAAGACGCTGTCACTACGATTTACAACGGCGCATACTATCcttccatcttctcttctcttcaaggCAACATGCAGAGCCTCGTTGGCGCTGCCGCAACCATGTATGCCCTTGCGACTCCCGATGCCCTCAAGGCCGTCAACATGACCAACCCTACCTCAGCGAGTACACTCCTTCGACCCTTCCATGCCAACATCTGGAACATCATGCCGACCGAGCAGGGTACAAGAGTTCTTCTGAATACTGTCTCACTAGTGATGGGCATTCTCATGCATTTCTTCTTCCAGATGGGACTTAACGGTATTACAACTTCTACCAAGGTCCTCCAGTCGTACTCAAAGCGAGATGTTTATATTTTCCGCTTCATCACTGGAAAGATTTATACCCTCATCGGTGCTTTAGGCATGGCTGGCTATTTCTGGGCCTTCCGCGAGAATTGGAGCGTTGATGCTGCTCAGTTCTTTGAGACTTGGATGTGCCTCTGGTTCTACACGGACATCAACTACCTTGTCATCGACACAGTGCTGGCAACTATAGTTCCTATGCAGTTCTTTGCATTCTTCCTACTTACATGGATCATTCTCAATATCGGGTCAACCGTCTTCCCATTTGAGCTCACGCCTGGGTTCTACCATTGGTCGTGGGCACTTCCAGCCCATAACGCgtggcttcttctcgtcgGTATCTGGTCTGGGTGCCGTGCCAACATTGGGGTTACTCTACCCATCTTGTTCTCTTGGTGGGTTGTCGGCCACGCTGGAAGCGCATGGTCAGTCCGCAAGAGGTGCTTGATGGCTGAGGCCGAGGCTGAGAGTCAGTTGCAAGATACTCCCAACGAGAAGTTTGAACGATTTAGCACCGAGCAGACACGGCAGGAAACATCACATGGACTGAGACCGGCACGGGATCTTGACCTGGAGGCCAATCTCCCCGCGCAGCGTCTGCGCAATGACGATGATAATCGGACAATTACAAATGGCGGCGAGCTGTCACAGGAGCACGATAACATCAAATAG
- a CDS encoding major facilitator superfamily domain-containing protein, whose protein sequence is MGALDKFLGRKGNEGDAAEAPVTVTAAMNEKDQEAGKYPDETGSASDAVTENAQHGVKTVEATTLAWSKKALAGVFVFMWLIYLTNGFQSQINYTLVPYASSEWESHSLIPVIGIVANCMTAAVYIPLSKILDIWGRAEGFLLMVIFATVGMIMMAASHNLATYCAAVVFWQVGWSGLTYSIDVITADSTQLKNRGLAYAFTSSPYMITAFAGPKSAEAFLRNGDQWRWGFGTFSIVLPVVAIPMYILLKYNLRKAKKQGLLVNESSGRSFLENIKWGLIEFDAAGAFLFAAGLVIFLLPFSIASSAPKGWDTPYIIAMIILGVVLLAIFGAYERFVAPKPFLRFELLTSRTVIGVCLLDFIYMIAYYCWNSYFTSFLQVVNNLSPSTAGYVSNTFEIVSGVLLFIVGYAMHKTGRFKWILCVGIPLYMFAQGLMIYFRRPGQSIGYLVMCEVFISIAGATFILCMQVGILAAVEHQYVATALATLSVTGNIGSAVGNTISATIWTNTFYKKLAEYLPESAQADIDAIYESLDSQLLYEPGSPERLAIQKAYGYGQARMLAAGTGIMAVALISLFLIRNYDLRKIKQTKGTVF, encoded by the exons ATGGGAGCTCTCGACAAGTTCCTTGGGCGCAAGGGCAATGAGGGTGATGCCGCTGAGGCACCCGTCACTGTCACTGCTGCCATGAACGAAAAGGACCAGGAGGCTGGCAAATATCCTGATGAGACTGGTAGCGCCAGCGATGCTGTTACCGAGAACGCGCAGCATGGTGTCAAGACCGTTGAGGCTACGACTCTGGCCTGGAGCAAGAAGGCTCTTGCTGGCGTCTTCGTTTT CATGTGGTTGATCTACCTTACAAATGGTTTCCAGAGTCAGATCAATTACACTCTTGTTCCCTACGCCAGCAGTGAATGGGAGTCTCACTCTCTCATTCCCGTCATTGGCATCGTCGCCAACTGCATGACTGCTGCTGTCTACATTCCTCTGTCCAAGATCCTCGATATCTGGGGCCGTGCTGAGGGCTTCCTCCTCATGGTCATTTTTGCTACTGTTGGTATGATCATGATGGCTGCTAGTCATAACCTCGCCACCTACTGTGCCGCTGTC GTCTTCTGGCAGGTTGGCTGGTCCGGTCTCACCTACAGTATCGACGTTATCACGGCCGATTCCACACAACTCAAGAACCGAGGTCTTGCATACGCCTTCACCTCTTCTCCCTACATGATCACTGCCTTCGCTGGTCCCAAATCTGCCGAAGCCTTCCTCCGAAACGGTGACCAGTGGCGATGGGGCTTTGGAACATTCTCCATTGTCCTTCCCGTCGTCGCCATCCCCATGTACATTCTCCTGAAGTACAACCTCcggaaggccaagaagcaggGACTCCTTGTCAATGAGTCTAGCGGTCGATCTTTCTTGGAGAACATCAAGTGGGGACTCATCGAGTTCGATGCTGCTGGTGCTTTCTTGTTCGCCGCTGGCCttgtcatcttcctccttcccTTCTCCATTGCTAGCAGCGCCCCTAAGGGTTGGGACACCCCCTACATCATTGCGATGATCATTTTGGGCGTCGTTCTCTTGGCCATCTTCGGTGCTTACGAGCGCTTCGTTGCCCCTAAGCCATTCCTTCGCTTCGAGCTCCTCACCAGCCGCACCGTTATCGGTGTCTGTCTTCTGGACTTCATCTACATGATCGCCTACTACTGCTGGAACAGCTACTTCACCTCTTTCCTCCAGGTGGTCAATAACCTTTCTCCCTCCACAGCTGGTTATGTCAGCAACACCTTTGAGATCGTCTCTGGtgtcctcctcttcattgTCGGTTATGCCATGCACAAGACCGGTCGCTTCAAGTGGATTCTGTGCGTCGGTATTCCTCTGTACATGTTCGCCCAGGGTCTCATGATCTACTTCCGTCGCCCTGGTCAGTCCATCGGCTATCTTGTCATGTGTGAggtcttcatctccatcgcTGGCGCCACCTTCATTCTTTGCATGCAAGTCGGTATCCTCGCTGCTGTCGAGCACCAGTATGTCGCTACCGCTCTGGCTACCCTTAGCGTCACTGGCAACATTGGATCTGCTGTCGGAAACACCATCTCTGCCACTATCTGGACCAACACCTTCTACAAGAAGCTCGCTGAGTATCTTCCTGAGTCCGCGCAGGCTGATATCGACGCCATCTATGAGTCTCTCGACTCCCAGCTGCTCTATGAGCCTGGTAGCCCTGAGCGCCTGGCTATCCAGAAGGCTTACGGTTATGGCCAGGCTCGCATGCTTGCTGCCGGAACCGGTATCATGGCTGTTGCTCTTATCTCGCTATTCTTGATCAGGAACTACGATCTCAGGAAGATCAAGCAGACCAAGGGTACTGTCTTCTAA
- a CDS encoding class I glutamine amidotransferase-like protein, with translation MSVPFDLAKPNRTIHIGVILMNSETEILDVAPIDFLYGLSKNAWKSSFEGVAPAKLESETMDMKFHWVSEKGTDSPCILTSGIKLVATDSFDTCPPLDIVLMGANSARYTPNEAELAFVRKAYDECSAFLVICGGVLIPLQAGILNGKTATGPIVLIDTVRKQAPEVNWVTKRWVRDGKLWTSGALLNGTDMMTNFMKHYWGGEGGFVDFLTKLGAWPDRDVDYKDADFTGLL, from the exons ATGTCCGTCCCCTTCGACCTTGCAAAGCCCAACAGGACCATTCACATCGGTGTCATTCTGATGAACAG CGAGACCGAGATTCTTGACGTCGCTCCCATTGATTTCTTGTACGGACTCTCCAAGAATGCATGGAAGAGCAGCTTTGAAGGCGTTGCGCCTGCCAAGCTCGAATCGGAGACAATGGATATGAAATTTCATTGGGTTTCTGAGAAGGGGACTGATTCTCCCTGTATCTTGACAAGCGGTATCAAGCTTGTGGCTACG GACTCTTTTGATACTTGCCCTCCACTGGATATCGTTCTCATGGGCGCGAACTCTGCTCGCTACACCCCCAACGAAGCCGAGCTTGCCTTCGTGCGCAAAGCCTATGACGAATGCTCTGCtttcctcgtcatctgcGGCGGTGTCCTTATTCCTCTGCAGGCCGGTATCTTGAACGGCAAAACAGCGACTGGTCCGATTGTGTTGATCGACACTGTCCGGAAACAAGCTCCAGAGGTCAACTGGGTTACCAAGCGCTGGGTCAGAGACGGGAAACTATGGACGAGCGGTGCGCTCCTCAATGGTACGGATATGATGACCAATTTCATGAAGCATTACTGGGGCGGTGAAGGTGGTTTTGTTGACTTTTTGACCAAGCTTGGTGCTTGGCCTGATCGCGATGTTGATTATAAGGATGCTGATTTCACGGGGCTTCTGTGA